The window GGATCGAGCCGATCCACGACTCCGGACACCTGACCCGCTGCCGCAGCGAATCCTCGCCGCTGCGCCGGGACCGGGTCCTGGTCGCCGGTGACGCCGCCGGTCTGCTGGAGCCGTGGACCCGGGAGGGGATCAGCTTCGCCCTGCGCTCCGGAGCACTCGCCGGAGCCGCCGCGGCCTCCGGTGACCTCGACGGTTACGTCACCGCCGTACACCGGGAGTTGGTGCCGCCGATGGCCGCCGGGCGCCGGCTGCTGGGCGCGTTCACCCGGCACCCCGGCGTCTTCCACGCCGTGGTCGCCACCCGGCCCGGCTGGCGGATGTTCGCCCGGTTCTGCCAGGGGGAGGCGTCGTTCCAGCGCACCCTGACCCGGATGCCGGTCCGCGCGGCGCTCGCCCTGCTCCGGTCCTGACCGGCGGTCGAACCCGGCCGGCAACCCGCCGGTGTCAGTTCAGCCGGGGCAGCATCGCCGCCACCCGGGTCAGCGGCTCGGCCAGCGCCGGAATCCGGTCCACCTGGTCCAGCCGGCCCGGCAGGTAGGTCATCAGCTCGCCCTGGTGCAGGATCCACGGCGGCACCGACCCGGCCACATGCGCGGCGACGAGAGCGGGGGAGAGCACCCACCGCACCGCCACCGGGTCGCCCTCGACCCGGAACGCCCGGTCGAAGTCCCGGTCACCGGTGACCGCGCCCCCACCGCCGGCCAGGGCGCGCCCGACCTGCGCCGCCGGGCCGCGCGGCGACACCTCCACCGAGGGGTACGCGTGCCCCAGGTGCACCACCACGACCACGTACGGATGGCTGTGGCTGGACGTCGTGCTGGTGGTGCCACCCATGCCGTCGGAACCCGTGCCGGTGTACGTCTCGGTGTGGTTGTACTCGGCAACACTGACCCGTTGACCGGCGACCACCCCGGACACGACAACCGCGACACCGGCCCGGTTGCCGCCCGGCAGCCTCGTTCCCCAGTCCACGGTGGGCAGTGGCACGTACACCCAACCGTTGCGGCCGGCCCACCGCCGTAGCGTGTCCCGGCGTTGCCCGTTGCGCCGCCGGCCGAGCAGGACGAGGACGACCAGCAGCGCCAGCACCGCGACCGCGGCCAGACAACCGAAACCGAGCAGACCCGCCAGCAGCCCGTCGGACTCGGCCGGTGTCATCGGCGGTCCGTCGCGGAGAACGACAGGGCCGCCGGCACCAGCGGGCCGAGCACCAGCACGATCGCCCCGCTCGCGATCCCCCCGACCGCCGCATCCCCGGCGATCAGTTCGAACGCGCCCAGCACGAACAGCCCGCCGACGGCGAGCCCGGTCAACAGGAACGTGCTCCAGAGCAGCCACCGACCACCGATCGCCCCCGCCGCCAGGCGGAGGTTCGCGACGAGCACCGGCACGCACCCCAGTACGCCCACACCGAGCGCCACCGCGACCGGGATCAGCACCCCGACCGCGTCGATGCCGAGCAGGTAGCCGACAAAGGCCAGCAGCACCGCGTACCCGATGAGCAGCGCGCCCGCGACGGCGGCCCGCTGCCGGGCGGCGCGCCGACGGCCGTCCGCGCCGGTCTGCCCGGTCATGGCTCCAGGCGCCAGTCCGTGCCGTCCGCGACCGCCGGAGCCTTGTCCCGCAGAGTGCCGTCGGAGATCTTGTCGGCAGCGGAGACCGGCCACCGGTGCCCGTCGAAGGCCAACCACTCGTTGATCCGGTCCCGGAGATTGCCCTCCTGCACCGCGGTCACCCCGTAGAGGGTGCCGGTTCCCGCGGTCAGGGCGGTCAGGAACACCAGACACGCCGCGATCGCGATGAACGGTCCGGCCGGCGCACCGAACACCGAGGCGGTGGACGCGGCGGCCCCGATCAGGCCGCCCACCAGGGCCGTGATCGCGACGAGGATCGAACCCCACCAGACCACGATCGCCGCCGCGGTGGCGGTCAGCGCACCGTGGATGGCGTCGGTGAAGTCCTTCTTGATCGAGGTGATGGCCTTGAGCTGCGCGCCCAGCATCCGCTTGTACGCGTCCGCCGCCGGTCCCTTCCACTCGTCCAGGATCGCCGACTTGTCCGGGTCCGCCGCCCCGGCGAGCGCGCTGACCGGAGACCCGACGTCGTCCGCCCACGCGTTGCCAACCCGCAGCAGCGTCGGGGGCCACCCCGGCTTGAGCATGTACCTGTTCAGCTCCGCGTAGATCTTGTTGATCAGGGAGACGAAGCGTTCGGTCGACTCGCGGATCCCGTCGCCGACGAAGCCGGGCACCTTCGACAGCACCCGGTTGACGTTGTCGACGATCTCCTCGGTCTTCTGCTGTACGCGTTTCAGCGCGGTTTCGAACTCCTCGATCAGTTCGCGGAACTCCTGCTCACCAGGGCTCGGAGCCATCACACACCGTCCTTTTCCGCAGCTGGGTCGCCCATGGCGCGGTCCACTAGTAGATGCCGCGCATCCGGTGCACCGCGTCCCGCTCGTCGGCCTCGTACCCGTCGGCTGCCGTACGCAACGCCGAACCGATCGCGTCGAAGTTGGCCGCGCCCTCGCGCAGCAGCCGCGCCAGCTTCTCCTGCAACTCGCCGTACGTCTCCACCAGACCGGTGAGCGACGCCAGGCTGGACAGCTCGAACGGGCCCAGGCTCTGCGCCGAGGCAGACTTCGACGCGGCGTCCATGGTGTCGGCGTGCCGGCCCCAGGACCGGGCACCCTCGTGCAGGGCCGCGATCGACGCCTCGATCTGCTCTTTGCTCGGTGGCACGCTCTTTCCTCACAATCGCTGGCTGGCCGGGTGACCCCGGCCGGACCCGGGCGGACGTTCGGTCGGCGCCGGTCACGGTCGGCGGTACAGTCCCAACTGGCGGGCGAGTTCCAGTGGGTCGCCGGCCAGCCGGCCCAACGCACCGACCCGGCTGTCGGCGACCAGCCCCTGCACGGTCTCCCGACCGGCCACCAGGTACGCCTCCTCGAACGCCTCCAGGGTCGCCCGGCCGATGTTGACCTCGTGGGTGTCGTAGAGCCACTGCGAGTGGTACTCGACGCCGACCGGAGCGCCGTCCCCGGTGATCCGTACGGTCACGTGCCGGCCCGCGTCCCGCCCGTCGTACGACCGGGTCTGCCGGTCGGCGACCTGCCGCGACAACACGTCGAGATCGGCGTCGAGGTCGTGCAGCATCCGCACCATCTCCCGCATCGCCTCGACCGTCGCCGCCGCATCCGGCCGCTCCGACAACGCCGCGACCAGCTCGTCCACCGACCGGTCCCGGGAAGCGGACGCCGACGGCGGAGTTGGTGCCGGCTGCGGCGGGTCCGGTGTCACGAGCCCCTCGGAGAGCCTGGCGTCCAGCTCACGCAGCCGGTCCAGCGCCGCCGACTCGATCGCGGCCCGTACGGCCGAGCCGAGCCCGACCGCGCCACCGACCCGGCGCCAGCCCTGGTCCACCCGTACGTGACGGAGCCGGCCGTCGCCGTCCACCTGAACGGTCACCACGTCGTCCGGATCGCTGCCCCGGTAGCGGGCCGCCGGATCGCTCGCCGCGCCCACCCGCCGGGCGAGGTCGTCGGCCTCGGCCCACAGTCGTCCGAAATCCGGATCGGTGTCCCCGCTCAACCCGTGCACCTTCCGTTTCCGCCCCCTGGCACCTGATGCACCCTAACGGCACACCCGGTTCGCGCACTGCCCGTGACCGGTGGCGTTTTCGACTCCTCCACCCGGTGACGCGAATCAGTCACCGGATGGTCGCCGACGGTCGTTGCGGTGGACACTGGACAGGAGCGAGGAGGCCGTTATGGCGACCGAACAGGAACCCGAGGGACGCTCCACCGACGAGGAACTGGCCCACCTGCGGCAGGTGCGGTTCGGCCGGCTACCCGCCCGGGTACGGCCCGAGGACCACGTCCAACTGGTCGAGACCGGCCAGCGCCCGGACCGGGCGGCACCAGCCGGCGGCGAAGACGACTGGATGCTGCGCAACGCCGCAGGGTAGGGGAAGTCACCTGGTCGGGACGCATCGATGATGCCCCGGATACCGCGACGGCGGTGGTTCTCATCCGACCGGGCGAGGACCACCGCCGTGCACGTCGAAGCAGGTCAGCTCGGGAACTCGACCGGGACGCCCTCGCGTACCAGGCGCCAGTTCGGTACGAAGAAGTCGGCCGGGTCGATGGTCCCCTTCTCCTGCGCCCAGTCGATCAGCAGCTGGCGGATCTCCTGCTGCTGGTTGTAGATCTGGGTCTTCACGATGCCGGGGAAGTTGCCGCCGCCGCTGCGCCGGTAGTTGTTCACCGCGATCACGAACTGGTCACCGTCGGCGACCGGGGTGCCCGTACCGGGATGGGCCAGGCGGGTGATCCGCTGCCCGACCGGGCGGCTGATGTCGATGTCGTAGTCGACGCCGGAGATGGTGTCGTAGTTGTAGTCCGGCACCGACGGATCGTTGATCGTCGCCGGGTCCACCGGGGCACCCGGGCCGAGCGTCCGGAAGTACTTCGCCGAGTACTCCAGGTACGCCTTCACCTCCGCGCCGCTGATCAGTACGGCCTCGAGGGTGTTGTCGTAGATGTAGAGCCCGGCCACGTCCTTGATCTTCACGTCACCGGCCGGGAAGACCGCCGTACGGCTGAACGGTGCGGCGATCGACAGCACCGGCAGGCTCGCGTACGCGGTACCCACCAGGGCGGCGCCGACGACGTCGGTCTGCACCTTGTTGATGTAGTCGAGGATCGGGGTGTCCTTGTAGCGGGACTCCGTCGCGGGCAGTTCGACCGCGGAGGTGGCCACCACCTGGTTCACGTACGCGACCGTCTTGTTGTGCTGCGCGCGTACGGCCGCGAGGACCTTCGGGTCCTCGACCACCGTGTTCGTGTTCAGCATGGTGGCGTGCTTGCTGGTGATCTTCCAGCAGTTGTGCTCCCGGGTGAGGGTGAAGTCCATCCGGGTCAGTCGCTGGCCCCACCGCGACGGCTCCGACGTCAGCACCTGCACACCGGTGGCGGTGTTGGTGACGAACCGCTCGACCACCTCGTTGTGCGCGTGGCCGAAGAGGATCGCGTCGATGCCGGGAACCTGCTGGGCGATCAGCGCGACCGGGTTCTCGTTCGGCAGTTCCGGACCGTAGCTCGACGTACCGTTGTCGCCACCGTGCGCGGAGATCAGCACGATGTCGGCGCCGCGCTGGCGCATCACCGGCACCCACTTCGCGGCGGTCGCGATCATGTCCTCGAACCTGAGCTTGCCCTCGACGTTGCCCTTGTCCCAGATGGCCACGCCGGGGTTCGTCAGACCGAGGATGCCGACCCGCAGGGTCGGTGCGCCCGCGCCGAGGTCGACCTTCTTGATGATGTACGGCGTGTACGCCGGCTTCCCGGTGCGCGCGTTGACCGCGTTCGCGGCCAGGGCGGGGAAACCGAGCTGCCGGATCCAGAGGTCGAGCAGAGGCAGGCCGTAGTTGAACTCGTGGTTGCCCAGCGTCACCGCGTCGTAGTCGAGTACGTTCATCGCCCGCGCCATCGGGTGCTTCTCACCCGTCGACGTGATCGGCTCCTGCTTGGCGTAGTACGTCGCCAGCGACGTGCCCTGGATCGTGTCGCCGGCGTCCAGCACCAGGGTCGCCTTGCCCCGCCGCTCCTTGCGGATCTGCTTGACCAGGGTGGTCAGCTTCGCCACGCCGATATCGTTGTGGGCGCTGTCGTCGTACTCGGCGTCCTTGTAGTAGTCCCAGTTGTAGACGTTACCGTGAGTGTCCGAAGTGCCCAGGACGGTGAGGTCCCAGCTTTTCGGCTTCGTGGGCCGGTGCGCCTGGGCCGGAGCGGCGGCGACCAGCGGTGCTGCCGCGGCGGCAGCCGCCGCGGTGACCAGAAGCTGGCGTCGGGACGGGCCGGAGGGAGAGGTCATTACGCGCCTTCCAATGACGGTGGGTGGGGCCTCGTGGGCGTCGTCGGCACGATAACCATCCGCTCGGGACGGCGCCAGTGCAGACCGAAGACGACACGTCCCGGCCACTCACCGCATACCCGGCCGAAACCCGGTGCGGTGGAGCATTGACGTCACGTCCTACGTTGCTGATCGTGTCGGATGTCGTCGCTCTCGTCGTGACCGCCGTACTCGCGGCGAACCTCACCCTCCGCCGGCCGCTCCGGCCTCGACGACCGACCCTTCCGGTGAGCTGGTCCGAGGGCGTCAGGCGATGGTGGTTCTGGCTGGTGATGCCGTGCGTGGTGGTTGACGTTGTCGCGCACGAACACCTGCGTCTCCGGACCCTGCTCGTCATGTGCGGGTTGCTGTCCGCTGCGGCGGCAGTCTCCCTCCTGCGTGGCGCGCTCGGCCGACCTCCCGCGCCCGCACGACCGGCCGTCCCCGCGGTTCAGCCCGCCTCCGGCAGCGAGTCCGAAACCGTGGCCGTTGTGATGCCGTGGCTCGGGGAGTCGATGGGAACCGCTACCGTCACGTCGGTGCACAAATCAACCGGTGAAGCCGTACGCGCCGGTGAGGCGGTGTGCGAGGTGTCCACCGACAAGGTCGATACCGAGGTCCCCGCCGAGATCTCCGGCACGGTCGTCGCCGTGCTCGTCCAACCACCGGTCGACATCGCCGTGGGTGCGCCGATAATGCTCATCCGACCCGCCTGACCGCAATGACGCCGGGTCCGACAACGGCTGTCAGGTGACCGGTGTCCCGGGCCCGCGAAATGTGCGAGGTTTTTGGGCTTGATCAACTCTCGTCGGGGGGTGGGTTCGCGGAATGCCTGCGGGCCCGGGGCGGTTATACATCTCGTACGACCGGAGCAGCGCCGGGGCAATGATCGCCTCGCCTCGTGTGTGCTGTGGCCTCGTACTTCTTTCCCCGAGCGCCAGCGCCTCCCCCTGTAGGCGCGCGTCGGGTACCCCCGATTGGAAGGTGAACCATCGTGAAGACGACTTTCACCGCTGTTACTGAGACTTCGTTTGTTCGTAGGACCGCTCTGGGTGTTGCCAGTCTGGCGTTTGTTGGTGGCGCTGTCGCGGGTCCTGTGGGTCACGCGTTTGCGTCCCCGGCCGAGCACGCGGCTCCGGCGATGACCACGGTCGCGCAGGTCACGGCTGACAAGCCGGCCATGGATAAGCTGGTCCCGCACGGTACTCAGGGTGCGCAGTCGAGCATCAAGCTCGACAAGGACCAGCTTGCTAACGCCAGGGCCATTACGGAGACGGCGAAGAAGTTGGGTATGGGTGAGCGTGGTGCCGTGATCGCGGTTGCTACCTCGATGCAGGAGTCGAAGCTGGAGAACCTGGGTCATCTGGGTGACATGAACGACCACGACTCGCTGGGTCTGTTCCAGCAGCGCCCGTCGTCGGGTTGGGGTTCTCCTGAGCAGATCACGGACCCGACCTACGCTTCGACCGCCTTCCTGAAGAACTTGAAGCAGGTTGGTGGTTGGCAGGACATGCCGTTGACGGATGCGGCGCAGAAGGTTCAGGTGTCGGCGTTCCCGGATGCGTACGCGCAGTGGGAGAACCAGGCCGCGCACATCGTGCAGGACGTCTGGACCAAGTAAGCAACAAGCTTGAAGAATCTCGGCCCTGTCCGGGTCCCCAGCGGGACCCGGACAGGGCCTTTTTCTGTGCCTCGGTACGGGCCCGCTGACAGAGCTCGTACCCGTGGCGTGTTCAGTTGTCCTTCTGGGCCTTCTCCTTGCGCTCTTTCTCCTCGCGCTCCTTCTCGGCGCGGGACTGCGCGAGATCCAGTGCGAGGACGCCGGCCAGGATGAGCAGGTGGTTCTCGTCCCCGGGGATCTTCACCGCGTACGTGTCACGGATCGTGAACCACTTCTTCGACACCGAGGCGACCTCATGCCCGTCCTGCTCGACCGTGTACTCATGGTCGAGCAGGTCACCACGCATCTCGAGGTCGTGCGGCCCCGGTATGTCGATCGTGTACTTGTCGCGGAACGGGGTGAAGAGTTTCTTGCGTACCTCGGCGGCCTTCTCCCCGCCGATCTTGATCGTGTACGTGCGACGCAGCGCGACGAGCTGCCGATGCACCGAGGCGACCTCTTCACCGGTCGCGTCTTCGATGACGAGCTTGTCGCGCAGGGTCAGCACCTTGCCGTCGACGTGGAAGACCTTCCGGCCGGAGTCGTCGGTGATGTCGAAGTCGTCGCCGATGTCGAAAAGGCGCTCACGGATGAGGTACATGGCTGCATCCTCGCACCAGGCCGGGGCGGTGGCATCCCGAGGACCCGCTCGCCGTCGCCACCACGGAGGGCTCAGATCTCCTTGACGAAGACGATGGCGTCGACCTGGTCGACGGTGGTCGGATCGAGCGCGAAGTACGTGTGGTCGGCCGGGACCCGGGGCGTCAGCTTCCGGTCCAGAGCCGAGACGAGCCGGCCGGGGTCGACGACGGCGCGGGCGTGCGGAAGAGTCGACAGGAGCCCTTCGAGGGTGTCGGGGTGCGGGACGTCGGAGCCGCGAGCGCCGAAGGTGGTCGCGGCGAAGCTGTACTGGTCGCCCAGGTGGGTGCCGATGATGGCGCCCGTGCTCCACCATTCGAGCGGGTGGTCGCCGAGCTGCATCTGACTCTTGTCACGCTGCAGGTGGCGGTTGTGGGCGAAGGCGAGGGTCGGGCCGCGGCGGGCCTCGCGGCGGAGGATGGCGTCGAGGTTGTCGGCCATCATCACCCCGCGCAGGCAGATGAGTGCCCGGAGACGGGTGGGCGCGGTGTCGGCCATGGCGGCGTGGTAACGCAGGAGCCCGGCGGCGGTGCGGCCGTACAGGTCGGCGCGCCACCAGTCCTCGGGGGTGGTCATGGCCGTCAGGTGGGGGACGTACGCGGTGAGCAGCGCGCGCAGGTCGTCGGTGATCAGGCGCAGTTCCCTGGCCTCGGCAGTACGGCCGACGGACTGGGTGGGATCCATCATGGTGGCCTGGTTGGTCCAGCGGTCGTCGGTTCCGAGCAGTTCGTCGAGGGTGTCGCGACTCCAGGCCAGGTCCAGGTGGGCGGCGAGGTAGTCGTGCAGTGCGATCAGGGCCGGACGGGGGCTGGCGGCTCCGGTGATCTCCAGGGGGCCGTCGAAGCCGTAGAAGCGGAGCCGTTCGTGCGGGGCGCGCTGCTCGTTGTGGGCGCGCATCCAGCGCAGGAGCTCCCGGTTGGCGGTCGAGGCGCCGAAGCCGTGGCTGAAACCGTGGGTCATCACGTCGTCGAGCTCCCCGACCCCGTCCGTGACGTACGCGTCCGCGGCCAGGGCCGACAGGCAGTCGCTCTCGATGGTGATCGAGCGGTAGCCCTCGTGGTCGACGAGGTGGCGGAACAACTCGTTGCGCAGTTCGAGGAAGGCTTCGACGCCGTGGGTGGGCTCGCCGAGGCCGAGCAGGCGGGTGGCGGGGGACAGGAGCGGGGTGAGATCGCCGCCGGTGAAGGGACGGACGGCGTCCCCGATCAGGTTCGTCATTCCCTCAACCCTATCGTTGAACCCTCGGTGTAAACTTTGCTGCTGTTTCCGGCTGGCGACAAGGACATACCTTCAAAATGTGGTTGCGGCCCATCGACCTGGCGCGCGAGCACGGCCTGTCCACGCAGGCGGTGCGCAACTATGAGGAGGCGGGGATCCTGCCGCCGGCCGAACGCTCGCCGCACGGCTACCGCGCCTACGCTGCGCGCCACGCGGCGGCGTTGCGGACGTTCCTGGCGCTGATACCCGCGCACGGCCACTCGACCGCGGGGGCGATCATGCGGTCGGTGAACGGCGGCGAGGTCGAGGAGGCGCTGCGGTTGGTCGACGAGAGCCATGCGCAGTTGGCCGTCGACCGGGGCACGCTCGAGGCCGTGCAGCGGGCGCTCCGGGACCTGGTACCGCCGTCCGAGGTGGAACCCGGTGTGACCTTCATCGGACCGTTGGCCCGCAGGCTCGGCATCCGACCGGCGACCTTGCGCAAATGGCAGCGAGCCGGGCTGCTCGTGCCCAGCCGCGATCCGCGTACCGGCTACCGCGTCTACACCGAGGCCGACGTACGCGACGTGCTCCTGGCCCACCAGTTGCGACGTGGCGGGCACGGGCTGGAGCAGATCGCGCAGGTGCTGGAGCAGGTACGGGCTGCCGGCGGACCGGAGCCGTTGCAGGCGACCATGCGGGAGTGGCGGGACCGGCTGACGGCGCGCGGTCTGGCGATGCTGGCGGGCGCGGCCGCGCTCGACACCTATCTCCGGGTTCCGTGACACAAACGGAATCGGTGGCAGGACCTCCGCCACAAGCCATCAAACGATGGGCATCGCGCTGTTGCGGGTTGGCACACTGTGTTTCCTGTCAATGGTCGGCTTGGGTCACGGGTGGGTGACCCTCGTCAGAATGGGGAGCGGCAATGGATCCCGTGTCGATCGGCATCGCCACCTACAAGGCAACCGTCGCAGTCGGCGGCTTCCTGCTGTACCGGGACGCTGTCCTCACGGTCATCAACGATTCCAAGCACGCGGTGAGCGCCGCAGTTTGTCTCGGTAACCGGGGAAGTTCGTACGCGTTCGGTTGGATCAACATCGACGCCGGGCACAGATTCGGCATGGAGTTCCCCGTGCTGCGATCGGGTCAGGACCTCGTGATCCATGCCCGAGCCCAGAACGGCAGGTACACGTGGCAAGGTGACACGTACTTCTACGTGCTGCATCCGGCCAAGTTCGGGGTCAAGAACGCTCGATTGGAGAGTGCGCAGTTGGTCTCCGGCGTCGGCCGGATGACAACCGTCGGAGGCGACCTCCATCGCATGTCGGACGACTTCACCTATCGCTTGACCTAACAGCTTCAAATGCGACGATCCTCGCGGCGGCCGGATTCGGCGCAGGGCACCCCTGGCCCATCAATCCGCCTGTCAGGGCTCAGACGGTCGCGGGTTCCCGGGACTCGGTTCGAGCCTGCGACGTGTGTCGCGTTCGCGAGGTTTTTGGGCTTGATCAACTCTCGTCGGGGGGCCGTTCGCGGAATGCCGGCGGGCCCGGGGTGGTTATACATCGCGTACGACCGGAGCAGCGCCGGGGCAATGATCGCCTCGCCTCGTGTGTGCTGTGGCCTCGTACTTCTTCCCGAGTGCAGCGCCGTTTCCCCCTGTGTGCGCGTGCTCGGAACCCCCGATTGGAAGGTGAACCATCGTGAAGACGACTTTCACCGCTGTTACTGAGACTTCGTTTGTTCGTAGGACCGCTCTGGGTGTTGCCAGTCTGGCGTTTGTTGGTGGCGCTGTCGCGGGTCCTGTGGGTCACGCGTTTGCGTCCCCGGCCGAGCACGCGGCTCCGGCGATGACCACGGTCGCGCAGGTCACGGCTGACAAGCCGGCCATGGATAAGCTGGTCCCGCACGGTACTCAGGGTGCGCAGTCGAGCATCAAGCTCGACAAGGACCAGCTTGCTAACGCCAGGGCCATTACGGAGACGGCGAAGAAGTTGGGTATGGGTGAGCGTGGTGCCGTGATCGCGGTTGCTACCTCGATGCAGGAGTCGAAGCTGGAGAACCTGGGTCATCTGGGTGACATGAACGACCACGACTCGCTGGGTCTGTTCCAGCAGCGCCCGTCGTCGGGTTGGGGTTCTCCTGAGCAGATCACGGACCCGACCTACGCTTCGACCGCCTTCCTGAAGAACTTGAAGCAGGTTGGTGGTTGGCAGGACATGCCGTTGACGGATGCGGCGCAGAAGGTTCAGGTGTCGGCGTTCCCGGATGCGTACGCGCAGTGGGAGAACCAGGCCGCGCACATCGTGCAGGACGTCTGGACCAAGTAAGCAACAAGCCAGTGGCCGGGTTCCCACCACGGGGACCCGGCCAACGGCGTACGGTCCCCACCGGGTCAGCGTGGCCAGTCGGCCAGGCGCTGGTGGACGATCCGTACCTCGTCCGGGGTGAGGCCGTAGCGGGCGAACCGCCGGTCGGGTAGCCGGTCCAGGTAGTGACCGGCTGCCCGGATGTCCTCGGGGTCGAGTGCCGGGTCGTAGTCGTGTGCCAACGCCAACAGCTCGTCGAGGCGGTAGACGTCCAACGCGGCGGCGATGTCGATGTAGTCGCGCACCTCGCGGCGGGTGATCAGAGCTACGGTCTTGCTCGCGACCAGATCCTGGACGTGCATGACCGGACCCAGGTCCATCACCACCGGGCTGCGGTGCCGGTCGAGCCGACCCAGGGTCAACCGGAGCTGGCGCCCACCGCGGCTCACGACAAAGTCCTTCATGTCCTGGTCGAACCCGTCGAAGAGGCTGGCCAGGTCACCGGCCGGGTCCTCGTCGCGTACGTCGAAACCGGCCGCTTGCAGCACGGTGCGGACCTCGGTGGCGGCCGCGCCCGCGGCTCCGTCCACGTCCGCGAACAGGTCGAGATCCTCGGTCGGACGGTTGACCAGGCCATGGGCGGCCCAGGCCACGCCACCGCCGAGGACGAACCCGTAGCGGTCGGCAACGGACAGCGCGACCCGGGCCACCTCCCGATAGAAGTCGCCCAGGTGGGCGGTGCTCACCCGATGCGGTGGAGCGTACGGTGCCGGGCCTCCCACGCCCGCCGGACACCGTGCGGCAGGTTGAGGTCCGGCCACACCCGCCGCAGCAGGGTTCCGTTGACCAGTCGACGCAGGTCGTCGGCGCGGGTGGCCTCGCGCAGGACGTTCTCGTACATCCAGAGCAGTTGATCCGGGTCGGCCAGCTCGAAGGTCCGGTCGCTGCACCACATGAGCCGCAGTGGCAGCTCCACCGCTCCGCGAACCGGCCCGGTCAGCTCGGTGAGCGTACGGGTCACCACGGCGGGACGCCCCGGACGAGCCAGGAAGGCGACGCCGGACGGAGTCGATTGGGTGCCGAGCATGGGGAGAGCGTAGCCCGTACTCGGCTTGATCCGAGCCAGGCGTGTCCTTCGTGTCCGTTTTGCCGGAAGCAGTGGATCGGTCGGCCATCGAGGCGTTCGCTCCACCGACCCCGAGCCGACCCGGTACCGCCCGCCCAATCAATCGCCATGAGCCGGGCATTTCTGGAATGTCGGATGGGTCGGGCTCGTTACACCTTGCGTACGCCCGAGCAGCATCTGCCGGGCGTGTTGTTTTGCCCCGGACTGCTCCTCCCGGAGTGCGTCATCCTCCCGGATCGCTCCTGCCGGAGCGTCAACCCCCAACGGAAGGGCTCCCATCGTGAAGGACCGCTTCACTCGATGGCTCCCGGCCATCGCGCAGACCGACTTCCGCCAGTACGCCCAGACCAAGATCGAGCAGGCTGACCTCGGTCGGCGACTCGAGCAGGCCAAGGCGCTCCAAGCCGACCTGCGTGGTCTGACGCAGTACCAGATCCGCCGGCTCGACCTGGGTCGGCTGGCAGAGGGCAACCGCCGCAAGGCCGTGCTCACCCTCGCCGGTGTCGCGGTCGTGGGCGGACTGGCCGCCGGCCCCGCGCTGGCCGCCGACAACTCGACCTCGCCGAACGTGAACCCGGCCGCCGCGGCACAACTGCGTCAGGCCGCGGAGGCGAGCAAGACCGAGCCGAAGCCGCTCGTCGTCGCCCAGCCCGGCCCGGACGGCCAGGCGAGCCAGCAGCCGGCCGAGGCGTCCTCGGCGGCCCCACAGGTTGTCGACCGCTCGGCCGACTCGTCGGCGCACAAGCGCGTCGA of the Micromonospora sp. NBC_01796 genome contains:
- a CDS encoding bifunctional metallophosphatase/5'-nucleotidase; protein product: MTSPSGPSRRQLLVTAAAAAAAAPLVAAAPAQAHRPTKPKSWDLTVLGTSDTHGNVYNWDYYKDAEYDDSAHNDIGVAKLTTLVKQIRKERRGKATLVLDAGDTIQGTSLATYYAKQEPITSTGEKHPMARAMNVLDYDAVTLGNHEFNYGLPLLDLWIRQLGFPALAANAVNARTGKPAYTPYIIKKVDLGAGAPTLRVGILGLTNPGVAIWDKGNVEGKLRFEDMIATAAKWVPVMRQRGADIVLISAHGGDNGTSSYGPELPNENPVALIAQQVPGIDAILFGHAHNEVVERFVTNTATGVQVLTSEPSRWGQRLTRMDFTLTREHNCWKITSKHATMLNTNTVVEDPKVLAAVRAQHNKTVAYVNQVVATSAVELPATESRYKDTPILDYINKVQTDVVGAALVGTAYASLPVLSIAAPFSRTAVFPAGDVKIKDVAGLYIYDNTLEAVLISGAEVKAYLEYSAKYFRTLGPGAPVDPATINDPSVPDYNYDTISGVDYDIDISRPVGQRITRLAHPGTGTPVADGDQFVIAVNNYRRSGGGNFPGIVKTQIYNQQQEIRQLLIDWAQEKGTIDPADFFVPNWRLVREGVPVEFPS
- a CDS encoding lipoyl domain-containing protein — its product is MSDVVALVVTAVLAANLTLRRPLRPRRPTLPVSWSEGVRRWWFWLVMPCVVVDVVAHEHLRLRTLLVMCGLLSAAAAVSLLRGALGRPPAPARPAVPAVQPASGSESETVAVVMPWLGESMGTATVTSVHKSTGEAVRAGEAVCEVSTDKVDTEVPAEISGTVVAVLVQPPVDIAVGAPIMLIRPA
- a CDS encoding LURP-one-related/scramblase family protein produces the protein MYLIRERLFDIGDDFDITDDSGRKVFHVDGKVLTLRDKLVIEDATGEEVASVHRQLVALRRTYTIKIGGEKAAEVRKKLFTPFRDKYTIDIPGPHDLEMRGDLLDHEYTVEQDGHEVASVSKKWFTIRDTYAVKIPGDENHLLILAGVLALDLAQSRAEKEREEKERKEKAQKDN
- a CDS encoding erythromycin esterase family protein, whose protein sequence is MTNLIGDAVRPFTGGDLTPLLSPATRLLGLGEPTHGVEAFLELRNELFRHLVDHEGYRSITIESDCLSALAADAYVTDGVGELDDVMTHGFSHGFGASTANRELLRWMRAHNEQRAPHERLRFYGFDGPLEITGAASPRPALIALHDYLAAHLDLAWSRDTLDELLGTDDRWTNQATMMDPTQSVGRTAEARELRLITDDLRALLTAYVPHLTAMTTPEDWWRADLYGRTAAGLLRYHAAMADTAPTRLRALICLRGVMMADNLDAILRREARRGPTLAFAHNRHLQRDKSQMQLGDHPLEWWSTGAIIGTHLGDQYSFAATTFGARGSDVPHPDTLEGLLSTLPHARAVVDPGRLVSALDRKLTPRVPADHTYFALDPTTVDQVDAIVFVKEI
- a CDS encoding MerR family transcriptional regulator, which translates into the protein MWLRPIDLAREHGLSTQAVRNYEEAGILPPAERSPHGYRAYAARHAAALRTFLALIPAHGHSTAGAIMRSVNGGEVEEALRLVDESHAQLAVDRGTLEAVQRALRDLVPPSEVEPGVTFIGPLARRLGIRPATLRKWQRAGLLVPSRDPRTGYRVYTEADVRDVLLAHQLRRGGHGLEQIAQVLEQVRAAGGPEPLQATMREWRDRLTARGLAMLAGAAALDTYLRVP
- a CDS encoding nucleotidyl transferase AbiEii/AbiGii toxin family protein, translated to MSTAHLGDFYREVARVALSVADRYGFVLGGGVAWAAHGLVNRPTEDLDLFADVDGAAGAAATEVRTVLQAAGFDVRDEDPAGDLASLFDGFDQDMKDFVVSRGGRQLRLTLGRLDRHRSPVVMDLGPVMHVQDLVASKTVALITRREVRDYIDIAAALDVYRLDELLALAHDYDPALDPEDIRAAGHYLDRLPDRRFARYGLTPDEVRIVHQRLADWPR